Proteins co-encoded in one Gopherus evgoodei ecotype Sinaloan lineage chromosome 4, rGopEvg1_v1.p, whole genome shotgun sequence genomic window:
- the LOC115650796 gene encoding glutathione S-transferase Mu 1-like, translating into MPMVLGYWDIRGLAHAIRLLLEYTGTAYEDKMYSCGEAPDYDKSQWINEKEKLGLDFPNLPYLIDGQTKLTQSNAILRYIARKHKLCGETEEEMLRVDMLENQAMDFRMSLVMIAYNPDFEKVKLGYLEQLPEKLKLVSQFLGKRKWFAGEKITFVDFLMYDILDQNRMFEPKCLDQFQNLKDFLDRFEALEKIAAYMSSSRFMKTPINNRMAKWSNQKK; encoded by the exons ATGCCGATGGTTCTCGGGTACTGGGACATCCGCGGG CTTGCCCATGCCAtccgactgctgctggaatacacAGGCACCGCATATGAGGACAAGATGTACAGCTGTGGGGaag CTCCAGACTATGACAAAAGCCAGTGGATTAATGAGAaggagaagctgggactggatttcCCAAAT CTGCCCTACCTCATTGATGGCCAGACCAAGCTCACACAGAGCAATGCCATCCTCCGGTACATCGCGCGCAAGCACAAGTTGT GTGGCGAGACGGAGGAGGAGATGTTGCGAGTGGACATGCTGGAGAACCAGGCCATGGATTTCCGTATGAGCCTCGTAATGATCGCCTACAATCCTGACTTT GAGAAAGTGAAGCTTGGCTACTTGGAGCAGCTGCCTGAGAAGCTGAAGCTGGTCTCCCAGTTCctggggaagaggaagtggtTTGCTGGGGAGAAG aTCACTTTTGTTGACTTTCTCATGTACGACATCCTGGATCAGAACCGCATGTTTGAGCCCAAGTGCCTGGATCAGTTCCAAAACCTGAAGGATTTTCTTGACCGCTTTGAG GCCCTGGAGAAGATTGCAGCTTATATGAGCTCTAGCCGCTTCATGAAGACTCCCATCAACAACAGGATGGCCAAATGGAGCAACCAGAAGAAGTAG